The Planctomycetia bacterium region CACTGAAGACCCCGCGGATCGACGACGAGCACATGCGCCGGCTCTGCCTGCCGATGCTCGACGACCGACGCCGGCGCATCCTCGATGCCGACGGGGGCTGCGACTTCGCCTACGTCGCCGACGTGGACGGGGTCCGCTGGCGGTTTCGCGTCAACCTCCTCCACCAGCAGGGTTCCCTCGGCCTCGTCGCCCGGCGGGTCAACAACAAGATCCCCGACTTCAAGGGGCTGTTCCTGCCCCCGGGCATCGAGCAGCTCTGCCAGTACGACCAGGGGCTGATCCTCCTCGCCGGCGTCACCGGCTCGGGCAAGAGCACGACGATCGCCTCGATGCTCAACTTCATCAACCAAACCCACCGCAAGCACATCCTCACGCTCGAGGACCCGATCGAGTTCGTGTTCACGGAGGACAAGTGCCTGATCAACCAGCGTGAGATCGGGCAGGACGTCAAGGACTTCGCGATCGGCATGAAGCACGCCGTCCGCGAGGATCCAGACATCATCCTCGTCGGCGAAATGCGTGACGAGGAGACCTTCATGACGGCGATCCATGCCGCCGAGACCGGGCACCTCGTGTTCGGGACGATCCACGCCTCCAGCGCGGCGACGACGATCACCCGGATCCTTGACCTGTTTCCAGAGGAGATGCACCAGGCCCTGCGCAGCGCCATCGCCTTCAACATGAAGGGCATCGTGGCCCAGAAGCTGATCCGCTCGATCAAGCCGGGCGTCAGCCGGGTGCCGGTGGTGGAAATGATGCTCTTCGACGTCATGGTGCGCAAGCACGTCCTCGAGGGCGAGGACCACATGCTTCCCGACCACGTCCGCAAGTCGCACCGCGACGGCATGCAGGACTTCACGATGAGCCTGAAGAGCCTGCTCGACCAGGGGCTGATCGACCGCCACGACGCCCTCGAGATCGCGCCCAACCGCGAGGCGCTGATGATGGCGATCAAGGGCATCGGGGTGTCCTGATGTCGCTCCTTCGCACACCGTCGCCTGTCCGGGGCCTGCTCTGGATCGTGCTGTCGGCCACGCTGCCGGCGCGGGCCTGGGGGGAGGGCTGGCCGGAGACCAGCCCCGACGGCTGGACAGGCCGTGGCGCCGGTGGCGGCATCGGCTTGGTCGGCCTCGCCCTGTGGTGGCTGTGCGTGCTCGGCTGGACGGCCACGGTCGATTGGCTCGGCCGCGACAGCCGCAAGCGCGCCTTCCGGCCGGCGTTCTGGGCGACGGTGGCCACGCTGCCGTTCCTGGGCACGGCCCTGCTCGCCTGGTGGATCCCCTCGCTGCTCGCCGGCCTGTTCCTCATGCTCCTGGCCTGGATGGCGCCGGTGATCGCGTACGCGATCATCGGCAACAAGGGGCGGCCGGAGTCGGAGCAGGTGCTGACCGGGGGTCACTTCCGGCGGCTGCTCGCCGGACTGCTGGCACCGCTCGGCTTCCGGATCGCCGTGGCGGAGCTGGCCGCGCCGCTGCCCACGGTCCAGCTCGAGGCGAGCGGCGGGCGCGACGATGCCGAGAACACCGCCCGCAAGAAGCGGGCGGCCGAGATGCCCGGGTTCGAGCGCACCCGCAAGCTCATCCTCGATGCCGTCGTGGCCCGGGCCACCACGGTGGCGGTCGGGCCCGATCCGCAGGGCATGGCCGTCCGGCACGAGGTGGACGGGGTCTGGGAGAAGCCGCGGATCTGCCAGCCGGCGAAGAAGCGGAGCGAGAAGGAGCGCTGGGGCGACGCCCCGCAGCCGACGGCGGACGAGGCCCGGGCCGTGATCGACACACTGGCGGCCCTCGCCGGTCTCGACCCGGCGGCGCGCACGGCGAAGCCGGGGATGTTTTCGGTCATGGTCGACGGCAAGCCGCGGGCCTGCCGGCTGCTGATGCGCCGGTCGGAGACGGGCCCGCAGGCCGTCGTGCAGATCGAGAAGCCCGGCGAACTGTTCAAGCAGTTGTCCGACCTCGGCATGCCGGCCGACGTGGCCGGCCGGCTGACGGAGCTCCTCGCCGTGGAGAAGGGGATGATCATCATCTCGTCCCCGTCCGGGGGCGGCCTGACGACGACATTCGACGTCGTCCTGCAGACGGCGGACCGCCTGCTGCGGGACTTCATCTCGATCGAGGATGCGGCCAATCCGGCCCGCGAGATCCAGAACGTGAAGCCGGTGCGGTTCGACACCCGCACCGGCGTGACGCCGGTCGATGCCGTCGCCACGGCGCTGCGCGAGTATCCCCGGGTGCTCGTGACCCGTGACCTGACCGACAAACCGCTGGCCGCGGAAATCGCCAGGCTGGCCGACGACAACCAGCTCGTGATCGTGAGCATGAAGGCCGACGACGCCCTCGACGCGGTCGCCCGACTGCTCGCCCTGGGCGTGCCGCGGGACGTGCTCGCCCGGACCCTGGTCGGCTCGCTGTCGCAGCAGCTCGTGCGCCGGCTCTGCCCGCGCTGCCGTGAGCAGTTTCCAACGCCCGGCGAGATCCTGGCGCGGAACAAGAAGACGCCGGAACAGGTGCCGCACCTCAACAGGCCCTCCCCGGAGGGCTGCCGCGTCTGCAACGGGACCAGTTACCTGGGACGGACCGCGCTCTTCGAGCTCGCCTCGGGCACGCACCTCCGGCAGGCGATCGCGGCCCGCGCGGACCAGCAGATCATGCGGCAGGCCGCCGCCAAGGACGGCATGCAGCGGATGCGCGAGGCCGGCATGGCCCTCGTGCTCGAGGGAGTGACGTCGATGGAGGAGATGCAGCGGGTGTTCGCCGCGGCGCGCGGCCGCAGCCTCCGGGAGTAAAGCGGCCATGATCGTCAACCTAATCCTTCTCGCCGTGTTCATGGTCGTAGCGTTTGCGCTCTGGCGGCAGGGGGCGTGGGCCACGATGCTCATGCTGCTCAATATCCTCGCAGCGGCGACGCTGGCGACGGCGTGGTTCGAAACGCTCGTGGCGATGCTCGAGCCGGTCTTCCCGTCCTACACGTACCTGCTCGACTTCATCTGCATCTGGGCCGCGTTCAGTCTGACGCTCCTGGTGCTGCGGGAAGTCATCGAGAAGGTGACTCCAGAGCGGGTCAAGCTGCGCAAGCCCGTGGAGCTGTTCGGCACGCCGCTGCTGGCCGTAATCGCGGCCTGGATCATGGTCGCGTTCACCGCGACGACGCTGCATGTCGCACCACTGCCGGCGGGGATGGTGCAGCCGACGCCCGATTCGCGGATGTTCCTCGGCCTCGCCCCCGATCGGAAGTGGCTGCAGTGGGTGCGCAACTCGTCCCGCTTCGGCCCCTTCGGCCGGCCGGACCACGCCTTCGACGAGGGAGTGGTCGCGGAGGGAGCAGGGGGCGACTTCATCATCCGCTACCACGAGCGCCGCAAGCGGCTCGCGGCCGAGGAAGCCTTGCGGATCTACGTGCCGTGATCCGGGGCAGTGATGATGGGTGCCTCTCCCATGTCGATCGGCGCCGACACTCATGACTACCGGCCGGTGAGCCGACTGGCGGTGACGGCCCTCGGCCTCGGCATCTGCTCGGCCGCCGCCCTCCTCCATCCGCTCTGCTGGGCCCTGCCGCTTGCGGCCGGCGCCGTCTCGGTGGCGGCGCTTGCCGATGTTCGGCGCAACGGCCGGGCCGGCGGGCTGGCCGCCCTCGCCGGACTGGCACTGGCCGCCGGGTTCGGCGGTCAGGCGGTCGGTCATGCGGGCGTGCGGCGGCTGCTCGCCGAACGGCGCGCCTGCGCCGCAACGAGTGTCTGGCTCGATGCGGTGCGCGAGGAGCGGCGGGCCGATGCCGCGGCGATGATGGGGGGCAATGCCGGCGCCGATGCCGCCGCCACCGGCGCCGTCCTCGAGGCGATCCGGGGCTGTGGCCCGACGGCCGCCGTGGTCGCCATGCAGGGCAGTCCGGACGGCGCGGATTCCGACGCCTGGGTCGTCACGCTGCGGCTCCGGCCCTGCGGTGACGCGGGCGAGCGCGAGGTGGAGGTGCGGCTCGGCGTCGAAACGCTACCGGCCCGTGGCGCTGAGCGCTGGCGGGTCACCGACGTGGCGGTCGTGCGCTGACGGCCGTCAGGCGTCGGCGGAGCGGAAGCAGCGCACGGCGTCGATCGAATCGGCCGCCGCCGCGAGCATCACGAGGCGATCGAAGCCGAGCGCCGCGCCGACACCCTCGGGCATGCCCGGCCCATGGGCGGCGATGAGCCGGGCGGGCGGCGGCAACGCCCGCCTGCCGTCGGCGGCCCGGACCCGGTTGGTGGCCGCGATGCGGTCGGCGAGCAGGTCGCGGCTAGTCTCCTCCTCCCAGCCGTTGGCGAGCTCGACGCCGCCGACGAAGAGTTCGAAGCGCCGGGCGGCGGGGGGCTCGGAGGCGACGCGGGCGAAGGCCGCCTGCGATGGCGGCCAGACCTCGAGCATCGTCGGCCGGCCGTGCCCCAGCCGCGGCTGCACCACGTCGGTGAGCAGCATCTCGAAGGCCCGGTCCCAGCGGTCCGCGGTTCCTGCCCGCGGGTCGGGCGCCGGCCCGCGGATGCCGGCCCGCTCCACCGCCTCCTCCATCTCCGCCAGCGACGCACGGAGCGGATCGACGCCCGCCGCCGCGCCGAAGGCGGCGGAGCAGGTCGTGCGCTCGAGCCCCGTGGTGCCGAGCGCGACGCTGCACAGCCGCTCGAGGAGCGTGGCCGTGTCGGCGAGCGTGGCCTGCGGCGCGTACCATTCGAGGAGCACGAATTCCAGGTCGTGCTGCCGCCCCTGCTCGCCGGCGCGGAACGAGCGGGCGAACTGGTAGATCGG contains the following coding sequences:
- the pilT gene encoding twitching motility protein PilT — translated: MATIDPSVSPAASPPAAPAAVKRLEIDRFFEALVKLEGSDLHMKVGQPPFIRVKGSLQPLKTPRIDDEHMRRLCLPMLDDRRRRILDADGGCDFAYVADVDGVRWRFRVNLLHQQGSLGLVARRVNNKIPDFKGLFLPPGIEQLCQYDQGLILLAGVTGSGKSTTIASMLNFINQTHRKHILTLEDPIEFVFTEDKCLINQREIGQDVKDFAIGMKHAVREDPDIILVGEMRDEETFMTAIHAAETGHLVFGTIHASSAATTITRILDLFPEEMHQALRSAIAFNMKGIVAQKLIRSIKPGVSRVPVVEMMLFDVMVRKHVLEGEDHMLPDHVRKSHRDGMQDFTMSLKSLLDQGLIDRHDALEIAPNREALMMAIKGIGVS
- the epmA gene encoding elongation factor P--(R)-beta-lysine ligase, producing MTARPILELRARVRARLRDLFDGLGFLEVDTPVLSTEVLPEPYIDPLAVPIPGGADRWLQASPEALMKRLLAAGSGPIYQFARSFRAGEQGRQHDLEFVLLEWYAPQATLADTATLLERLCSVALGTTGLERTTCSAAFGAAAGVDPLRASLAEMEEAVERAGIRGPAPDPRAGTADRWDRAFEMLLTDVVQPRLGHGRPTMLEVWPPSQAAFARVASEPPAARRFELFVGGVELANGWEEETSRDLLADRIAATNRVRAADGRRALPPPARLIAAHGPGMPEGVGAALGFDRLVMLAAAADSIDAVRCFRSADA